In a genomic window of Cytobacillus sp. FSL H8-0458:
- a CDS encoding SDR family oxidoreductase yields the protein MKVMELFDLTGKTALITGGGRGLGAQIAEGLAEAGANVVICSRKVEACQETADRLAALGVKTLAVSCDISKQEDVRNVVEETVQEFGTIDILVNNSGATWGAPAEEMPLEAWQKVINVNVTGTFLMSQAAGKVMIEQGSGKIINIASVAGLGGTDPRVMDTIGYNTSKGAIITMTKDLAVKWGRYGINVNAIAPGFFPTKMSSAIMDQGRSPILEATPLRRFGSDDDLKGAALFLASSASNYVTGDVLIVDGGTHAM from the coding sequence ATGAAGGTAATGGAACTATTTGACCTAACCGGAAAGACGGCACTGATTACTGGAGGCGGCCGAGGGCTGGGTGCCCAGATCGCGGAAGGGTTAGCCGAGGCAGGGGCAAATGTCGTGATTTGTTCAAGAAAGGTGGAGGCATGTCAGGAAACCGCTGACCGCCTTGCAGCACTTGGTGTGAAAACATTAGCGGTTTCCTGTGACATCAGCAAACAGGAGGATGTCCGGAACGTGGTTGAAGAAACGGTTCAGGAATTTGGAACTATCGATATTCTTGTCAACAACAGCGGGGCCACCTGGGGAGCTCCAGCGGAAGAGATGCCACTTGAAGCCTGGCAAAAGGTCATCAATGTGAATGTGACAGGGACGTTTCTAATGAGCCAGGCTGCAGGCAAGGTCATGATCGAACAGGGATCCGGAAAAATCATTAATATTGCCTCTGTTGCCGGACTTGGGGGCACTGATCCCAGGGTGATGGATACAATCGGCTATAACACCAGCAAAGGGGCAATCATCACGATGACAAAGGACCTGGCTGTAAAATGGGGCAGGTATGGCATCAATGTGAATGCCATTGCACCAGGTTTTTTCCCTACAAAAATGTCATCGGCGATTATGGACCAGGGACGCAGCCCCATCCTGGAAGCAACACCGCTCAGACGCTTCGGCTCTGATGATGATTTGAAAGGCGCAGCATTGTTTCTGGCTTCCAGTGCTTCAAATTATGTGACGGGAGACGTATTAATTGTTGATGGCGGAACACATGCAATGTAA
- a CDS encoding TetR/AcrR family transcriptional regulator → MKEKITEKSIRLFDQKGFSETSIQDIVDSLGVTKGTFYYYFSSKEQLLMDIHLRYIDDMLANQHQILGDESKSCKDKLLLIVQMLLGNIKTQGASAKVFFREMRNLSEESLSEIIPKRDQFRLNIEKLIEEGKQNGEFRANLNSPIIAFGILGVTNWSYQWFNPEGSISDREVAEIFTEMILKGIEM, encoded by the coding sequence TTGAAAGAAAAAATTACTGAAAAGAGCATCCGGCTATTTGATCAGAAAGGTTTCAGCGAAACATCAATTCAGGATATCGTCGACAGCCTCGGTGTCACGAAAGGCACGTTTTATTACTATTTCTCGAGCAAAGAACAACTGCTGATGGACATCCATCTTCGCTACATAGATGACATGCTGGCCAATCAGCATCAAATTCTCGGGGATGAGTCAAAATCATGCAAAGACAAACTCCTTTTGATTGTTCAAATGCTGCTGGGCAATATCAAAACCCAGGGAGCGAGTGCGAAAGTCTTTTTCAGGGAAATGCGAAACCTTAGTGAAGAAAGCTTATCGGAAATCATTCCAAAAAGGGATCAGTTCAGGCTGAATATCGAAAAATTAATAGAAGAAGGCAAGCAGAACGGAGAGTTCCGTGCAAACCTCAACTCTCCGATTATCGCCTTTGGCATCTTAGGCGTCACCAACTGGAGCTACCAGTGGTTCAATCCGGAGGGAAGCATATCCGACCGGGAAGTGGCAGAGATCTTTACGGAAATGATATTGAAGGGGATAGAGATGTAA
- a CDS encoding long-chain-fatty-acid--CoA ligase, whose translation MSDNKTWHAHYPESITAEVTIPSKSMPEMLQEVTAMYPQNMALSFYGQKMNYAELQKAVYGFAASLQKNGVQKGDRVAIMLPNCPQYVIAYYGILAAGAIVTQVNPMLVERELEHIMNDSGSETLVVFDALYPRVKGVQGRTKVRNIVIVSLQPTEADFSPDKTFEGFIQEGSGQYTPVNIEPQQDIAVLQYTGGTTGRSKGAMLTHSNVLANVVQSYEFFKERTEIGGEKFLTVIPLFHVFGMTACMNFAIYTANESILLPRFDVEEVLNTIKNDQPSVFPGVPTMYVAITNHPHAEEYGIDSIETCNSGSAPMPVELLRDFEKKTGAKILEGYGLSEASPVTHCNPPFSERKPGSVGIGFPSTDYKVVDLATGIEEVQHGELGEVIIKGPQIMKGYWNMPEETAVTLRDGWLYTGDIARMDEDGFLYIVDRKKDLIIASGYNIYPRDIEEVLYEHPAVQEAVVIGVPDPYRGETVKAFVVLKAGKTATQEEIISYCRQNLAAYKIPSAVEFRQELPKTNVGKILRRALRDEVRS comes from the coding sequence ATGAGCGATAATAAAACCTGGCATGCACACTATCCTGAATCCATTACAGCTGAAGTAACCATTCCAAGTAAGTCGATGCCTGAGATGCTTCAGGAAGTGACAGCGATGTATCCGCAGAATATGGCACTATCTTTTTATGGACAAAAGATGAATTACGCGGAACTTCAAAAAGCAGTCTATGGATTTGCCGCATCCCTGCAGAAAAATGGTGTACAAAAAGGCGACCGTGTTGCCATTATGCTGCCCAATTGCCCGCAATATGTGATTGCTTATTATGGAATACTTGCTGCAGGCGCGATTGTGACTCAAGTAAACCCGATGCTGGTTGAGCGCGAGTTAGAGCATATCATGAATGACTCTGGTTCTGAAACTCTTGTTGTGTTTGATGCCCTGTATCCCCGGGTCAAGGGTGTTCAAGGCAGAACAAAGGTTAGAAATATAGTCATTGTCAGTCTGCAGCCAACAGAAGCCGATTTTTCACCTGACAAAACATTCGAAGGTTTTATACAGGAAGGCAGTGGACAATACACCCCGGTCAACATTGAGCCCCAGCAGGATATTGCCGTTCTTCAATATACGGGCGGAACAACAGGACGGTCAAAAGGTGCCATGCTGACACATTCCAATGTTCTCGCAAATGTGGTACAGTCCTATGAATTTTTTAAAGAAAGAACGGAAATAGGCGGGGAAAAATTCCTAACCGTCATTCCGCTGTTCCATGTTTTTGGCATGACTGCCTGCATGAACTTTGCCATATATACGGCCAATGAATCGATTTTATTGCCTCGCTTTGATGTGGAGGAAGTGTTAAATACAATTAAAAATGATCAGCCATCTGTATTTCCTGGTGTTCCAACCATGTATGTGGCGATCACCAATCATCCGCATGCAGAGGAATATGGCATTGACAGCATTGAAACCTGCAATAGCGGAAGCGCGCCTATGCCTGTCGAACTGCTGCGGGATTTTGAAAAAAAGACGGGAGCAAAAATTCTCGAAGGTTATGGTTTATCAGAAGCTTCCCCGGTAACACACTGCAATCCGCCTTTTTCAGAAAGAAAGCCTGGAAGCGTTGGAATCGGCTTTCCTTCAACTGATTATAAAGTAGTCGATCTGGCCACAGGTATTGAAGAGGTCCAGCATGGAGAATTGGGTGAGGTCATCATCAAGGGCCCGCAGATTATGAAAGGCTATTGGAATATGCCTGAGGAGACGGCTGTTACATTACGGGATGGATGGCTTTACACCGGTGATATTGCGAGAATGGACGAAGATGGCTTTCTATACATTGTCGACCGCAAGAAAGACCTGATCATTGCCAGCGGCTATAATATTTATCCGCGTGATATTGAGGAAGTGCTCTATGAGCATCCTGCAGTTCAGGAGGCTGTCGTCATTGGTGTCCCGGATCCTTACCGGGGTGAAACAGTTAAAGCTTTCGTCGTGCTGAAAGCCGGTAAAACGGCGACCCAAGAAGAAATCATTTCATACTGCAGGCAGAACCTGGCTGCCTATAAAATTCCATCGGCCGTAGAATTCCGCCAGGAGCTTCCAAAGACCAATGTCGGAAAAATCCTTCGAAGAGCTCTGAGGGATGAAGTCCGGAGTTAA
- a CDS encoding acyl-CoA dehydrogenase, translating into MDFSYSPKVQELIEKLNVFMEENVYPNEPLYEQQLNELENRWSAIPPIMEELKRKAKAAGLWNLFLPESEYGAGLTNVEYAPLCEIMGRSMIAPDIFNCNAPDTGNMEVLARYGTDRQKNDWLKPLLEGDIRSCFSMTEPDVASSDATNIEARIEKQGSEYVINGRKWWSSGAGDPRCRIAIVMGKTDPDASRHEQQSMILVPMDTPGVKIERMLPVFGYDHAPHGHAEITYDNVRVPAENIIWGEGKGFAIAQGRLGPGRIHHCMRLIGAAERALEELCKRVQNRTAFGKTLASQGVIREWIADSRIEIEQARLLTLKAAHMMDAAGNKVAKTEIAMIKVVAPSMALKVIDRAIQAFGAAGVSEDVPLAAFWANARTLRLADGPDEVHRAQIAKLELKKYQ; encoded by the coding sequence TTGGATTTCTCATACTCACCAAAAGTGCAGGAGCTCATAGAGAAATTAAATGTGTTTATGGAAGAAAACGTTTATCCGAACGAACCTTTATATGAACAGCAATTGAATGAACTGGAAAATCGATGGAGTGCTATTCCGCCGATTATGGAAGAACTGAAACGCAAGGCGAAAGCTGCTGGGTTATGGAACTTATTTTTACCGGAGAGCGAGTATGGCGCAGGACTCACGAACGTGGAATATGCCCCGCTTTGTGAGATTATGGGGCGATCAATGATTGCACCGGATATCTTCAACTGCAATGCACCTGATACCGGCAACATGGAGGTGCTTGCAAGATATGGCACCGATCGGCAGAAGAATGATTGGTTAAAGCCGCTTTTAGAAGGGGACATCCGATCCTGCTTTTCGATGACAGAGCCGGATGTGGCCTCCTCTGATGCCACAAATATTGAAGCGCGGATTGAAAAACAAGGTTCGGAGTATGTCATCAATGGACGGAAGTGGTGGTCCTCAGGTGCGGGAGATCCGAGGTGCCGGATAGCGATCGTTATGGGAAAAACAGATCCGGACGCCAGCCGTCATGAACAGCAATCTATGATTCTCGTGCCGATGGATACCCCTGGGGTAAAAATAGAGAGGATGCTTCCGGTGTTTGGCTATGATCACGCTCCACATGGCCATGCAGAAATTACATACGATAATGTCAGAGTTCCTGCTGAAAATATCATTTGGGGTGAAGGGAAAGGGTTCGCCATTGCACAGGGCAGACTTGGTCCGGGGCGCATCCATCATTGCATGAGGCTGATCGGGGCAGCAGAGCGCGCTCTTGAGGAATTATGTAAGCGTGTACAAAACCGAACTGCTTTTGGCAAAACGCTCGCAAGCCAGGGCGTCATCCGCGAATGGATAGCCGATTCCCGGATTGAAATTGAGCAGGCGAGACTATTAACGCTTAAAGCGGCACATATGATGGATGCAGCCGGCAACAAAGTGGCGAAAACAGAGATTGCTATGATCAAGGTCGTGGCGCCATCCATGGCCCTTAAGGTAATTGACCGGGCAATCCAGGCGTTTGGAGCAGCAGGAGTGAGTGAGGATGTACCGCTTGCCGCATTCTGGGCAAATGCCAGAACGCTGAGATTGGCAGACGGTCCTGATGAAGTCCACCGGGCACAGATTGCTAAGCTTGAATTGAAAAAATACCAATAG